The genomic region CTCGGCCTTGGCCGAGAGCACCCGACCGGGCAGCCGTTTCAGCGCCGCCGCGTTGATGCGGTTGACGGTGTCGTTACGGGTGGCGAGCGTGATCGTGCCGTCGTCCGGCTTCGGGCGGGCGCCGACGCCGTTGAGGCGATCGGCGATCTCCTTGGTGACGCGTCCGTGCCGCACGGCGTTGAGCATGTGCTTGAAGTCGAGCTCGTGCTGTCGGTGGATCTCGCTCAGCTCGAAGCGGCGAAGGGATGTCTCCTGCCACACCTTCGCGTCGAAGAACCACATCGAACGGTAATGGTCGGCGAAGTACGCGCGTTCCTCGGCATCGCCGGGCACCGGCGCGAGCTGGTACGGGTCGCCGAAGAGCACGATCTGCACGCCGCCGAAGGGCTCGGCCTTGCGCTGCCGCGCTTGACGGAGGGAGCGGTCGATGGCATCCATCAGATCCGCGTTGACCATGGACACCTCGTCGATGACGAGGGTGTCGATGGAGTTCAGCATCTTGACGAGCTCGCGCGGCTGGTCGAGGTCGTGGTCGGCGATCACACCGATCGGCAGCCGGAGCAGGGAGTGGATGGTCTGGCCGCCGACGTTGAGAGCCGCCACGCCCGTCGGTGCGCTGATCACGAGCTGCTTCTCGGTGTTCCACGCCAGATGATTGAGCAGCGTCGACTTTCCGGTGCCCGCTCGGCCTGTGACGAAGACGTGCTGCTTGGTGTGCTCGATGGCATCGAAGACCGCCGACTGCTCGGCGGAGAGCTTCAGGGCGCTCACCTCTGCGGCTCTTTCGCGGCCCTCGAATCGCGCGCCGTGCCATCCCTGTCACCGCGGGCCGCAGCGGAGGAGACGGCTTCCGCGGCATCGACACCGCCGCCCACCGTGGCGTCACCGGCGCTCCCGCCGGATGCCATGCGCTGCAGCATGGCGTTGTAGGCAGCGAGCTCCGCGTCTCCGCTGCGATCGGCCTGTCGGTCTCGACGCTTGGTCTCTTTGTCGTCGCTGCGGCTCCACTGCACGGCCACCGCGATGGCCAGCACGAGCGTGGGGATCTCGCCGATGCTCCACGCGATGCCGCCCGCCAACTGCTGATCGGCCATCGGGGTCGCGCCCCAGGTGCGCCCCATGGCGCCGAACCAATCGGCGAGGAACAGTCCGTCCGCGGTGAGGATCGACAGCCCGAAGAACGCGTGGAACGCCATCGTGGCAAGGAGCAGCACGAGACGCAGCGGATAGGGCAAGCGGTAGGGAACCGGGTCGATGCCGATGAGCGAGAGCACGAAGAGGTACCCGGTGATCAGGAAGTGGGTGATCATCCACTCGTGCCCGATGTGGTCGGTGGTGGCCCAGCGGAACAGCGGCGAGTAGTAGAACACCCACAGCGAGCCCGCGAAGAGCACAGCCGTCACGATGGGGTGGGTGATGAACCGGGAGAACCGGGAGTGCACAGCGAGCAGGATCCACTCGCGCAGTCCGCGCGAGCCGTCGGTGCGTTTGTGGATGGCGCGCAGCGCGAGCGTCACAGGCGCGCCGGGCACCAGCATCAGCGGTATCGCCATGGTGAGCAGCATGTGCGCCAGCATGTGGCTGGAGAACAGGTACTTCTCGTAGACGTTGATTCCGCCGTTGGTGACCCACAGCAGTGAGAGGATGCCCGCCACCCACGCGATCGTGCGCCCCACCGGCCACTTGTCGCCGCGGCGGTGCAACCGCCAGACGGCCGCGAAGTAGAAGAAGAGGGCGAAGCAGCAGCCGATGAGCCACAACGGGTCCACGTTCACGCCGAAGATGTAGCGCGCAAGCGTCAGGGGCGCGGGAAGCGGTTCGCCGGTGAGCACCTCGGCGGGAGTCGGCTGCGACACCGCGGTCTGCGCCACCGGTGTCGCGGTGCGTGCGAGGGCGGCCGCCACGCCGGATGCGATGCCCATGAAGGCGAGCTCGGCTGCGACCATCCACCAGAACGGTCCTCGGCTGGCGTGCCGCTTCAGCCGCTCGATCAGGTAGCGGCGCTGCACCATGCCGAACAGGCCGAGCACGACGAGCGCGAGCACCTTCACCAGCACGAGCACGCCGTAGGCGGTGAGCAGGTTGTTCAGGGTGCCGATGCGCAGGTCGGCGTTGATGATGCCGGAGAACGCCACGACCACGAAGCAGATGATGGCGAGCGTGGAGAACCGCTCGAGCACCGGCACGAGCCTGTCTTTGCCGAGTGCCTTGCGAATGAGCACGAGCGTGAGCAGACCGCCCACCCAGATGGCCGCGAACGCCAGGTGAAGGCCGAGCGAGGTGATCGCCTGGTCGTGGCCCGCCGTGCCGGCCGCGTGCCCGCTGAGCGCCATCGGCACGAGCGAGCACAGCGCGATCGCCGTGACGAACACGAGCGCCGTCTGGTTGCGCACCGCGAAGCTCAGCACCGTGGTGACGGCGGCGATCAGCGTGATCGCCAGCCACACCTGTCCGATGGCGATCTGCGTCGCGAACTGACCGATGCCGTCGCTGAACGCCTGGTCGAAGCCGATCGGCGACCCCGTCACGTCGAGGTAGGTGAGGATGCCCGTGACCGCGCTCGAGACCGTCATGATCGCTGCCGAGGCCGCCGCGACATCCAGCGCCCGCTCGTACTCGGCCTTGCCGGAGCCGAGCGCGAAGCACGCCATGACGAGCGCGCCGATCATGCCTGCTGCGCTGAGGTTGACGAACAGGTTCGCGACGGGCAGACCCCAGCGCACGACGGGACCCGGGTCGAGCAGCGCGGGCGCCGACGCGGCACCGCCGTACGCCAGTGCCGCGATGATCGCGAGGAGTGCGAAGACGACGAGGGCGACGGGACCCGCGACGCGTTGCACTCTTTTCACGTCATCCAGCGTAGGCGCTGGAACCTGGGCGCACGGCCCGGTGGTGGATGCCTGTGGGCAGCCCCCTCTCGCGCCTCACTGCGCCCGCGGAGTCGCGACGCGCGCAACGGCGAGACGCCCCGATGGCGACGAGCCACCGGGCAACGGCGGTCGGGTGGAGGGTGGTTCGTCGGGTGGAGGGTGGCTAGCGCCCGGAGTCGGACAGAGAGCGGCGGTGCGGAAGGGCGGTGGAAGCGCGGCGTAGGGGCGACAGACCTGCTGGAAATGCAAGGGGCACCCGCCCCCGATGCGAGAAGAGGGGATGCCGGCGAACCGGCATCCCCTCTTCGCAGCGCTGGTGGCTACTTGACGGAAGCCTTGAGCTTGCTGCCCGCGGTCAGCTTGACGCGGTGACCGGCCGGGATCTTGATCTCGGCGCCGGTCTGCGGGTTGCGGCCCGTACGCGCGGCCGTGGACGTGCGCTCTGCGGCGAGCCAGCCCGGGATGGTGACCTTGCCCCCGCCTGCGACGGTCTCGGCGATGGTCGCGAAGAAAGCGTCGACCACAGCCCCCACGGCGGCCTGGCTCTGACCGGTCGATGCGGCAACCGCCGCGACGAGCTCGGTCTTGTTCAGCGACTTGTCAGCCATTGAGTGTCCTCCTCGGACGTTCTGCTGCTGAGCAGCGTTTGGTGTTGAACTTCACGGCGATGAGCCGCTCAGAGTGATTCGTGAAAGCGGATGCCCCGCGAACCGCCCTCAAAGTACCAAGAAACCGCGGAATTCCGCGGATTTTTCGGGGTTTTCGTGTCGATCGGCGCGCTCAGGTGACGTCAGGCGACGTTCCAGGCCCAGTTATGCACAGAATCGGCCGAGTTATGCACAGGCGATTGAGGCGAGAGGCAAGCGAGCTTGCTCGCTTGGCCGAGCCGATTGAGCCTGCGAGCGACACCGTCGCGACACAGGCGATTGAGGCGAGAGGCAAGCGAGCTTGCTCGCTTGGCCGAGCCGATTGAGCCTGCGAGCGACACCGCCGCGACACAGGCGATTGAGGCGAGAGGCAAGCGAGCTTGCTCGCTTGGCCGAGCCGATTGAGCCTGCGAGCGACACCGCCGCGACACAGGCGATTGAGGCGAGAGGCAAGCGAGCTTGCTCGCTTGGCCGAGCCGATTGAGCCTGCGAGCGACACCGTCGCGACACAGGCGATTGAGGCGAGAGGCAAGCGAGCTTGCTCGCTTGGCCGAGCCGATTGAGCCTGCGAGCGACACCGCCGCGACACAGGCGATTGAGGCGAGAGGCAAGCGAGCTTGCTCGCTTGGCCGAGCCGATTGAGCCTGCGAGCGACACCGTCGCGACACAGGCGATTGAGGCGAGAGCATCGTCTCCCTGTCACGGAAACAGGACAGATCGCGCTCTCGCACCGAAAACAGGCTGTTTTGGCCTGTTTTCGATCACATGTCCTGTTTTCGGAACGGGTGGGACCGTGCACGGGTGGGACCGGGCACGCGAAAGGGGCGCCGCTCGTGAGAGCGACGCCCCTTTCGAAGCGTTCGGTCAGGCATCCTGACCGGCGTGGTCGACTTACCAGCTCGACTTGGTGATGCCGGGCAGCTCGCCACGGTGCGCCATGTCGCGGAAGCGAACACGGGAGATGCCGAACTTGGTCAGCACACCACGCGGACGGCCGTCGACGGCGTCGCGGCTGCGCAGACGCACCGGCGACGCGTTGCGCGGCAGCTTCTGCAGGCCGACGCGAGCGGCTTCGCGCTCCTCGTCGGTGGCGTTCGGGTTGATGAGCGCCTTCTTCAGCTCGAGACGCTTCTCGGCGTAGCGGTCGACGACTTCCTGGCGCTGCTTGTTGCGCGCGATCTTGCTCTTCTTGGCCATTCTTACCGCTCCTCGCGGAATTCGACGTGCTTGCGCACAATGGGGTCGTACTTCTTGAGCACGAGACGGTCGGGGTCGTTGCGGCGGTTCTTCTTGGTCACATAGGTGTAACCGGTGCCGGCCGTCGAACGGAGCTTGATGATCGGGCGGATGTCCTGCTGCTTGGCCATCAGATCTTCTCCCCACGGGCCAGGATGTCCTTGACCACGGACTCGATTCCGCGGGCGTCGATCACCTTGATGCCCTTGGCGCTGACATTCAGCGTGACGTTACGGCGCAGCGACGGCACGTAGTACGTCTTCTTCTGAATGTTCGGGTCGAAACGACGCTTCGTGCGTCGGTGCGAGTGCGAGATGTTGTGGCCGAAACCGGGCACAGCTCCCGTCACCTGGCAGACAGCTGCCATGATTTTCCTCCATCGATACCGAAGGGCGGATGCCCTTCCCAAGATCTCTTGTCGGCGCACACAACGACTCACCGCGGTTTGCGAAGAGGGGATTGTGTGGGCGAACTGCGCAGAGGAGCCCGCGCAGACGAACAGCAAGTCTACGCGACACGCCGCATCCACCCAAATCGGGGCCGATGCGCGAGGGCGAGCGATGCCGCGCGGGTTGCAACGGCAAGGATCAGGCCGTCTCCTTCAGGTCCAGCGTGGGCGTCGGGCGACGGAAGAGGCGCGTGACGATGAGAAGAATGATGAAGCCGATCACCAGCCACGACAGGCCGATGATGAACGTGATGCCCGACAGGCTCGTCCACAGCCAGATCGTGAGCGCGAAGCCCACGAGCGGCAAGACGAGATTGTTCAGCCACGCCCAGCCGCCGCGCTCCTTCGCCCTGATGTAGAAGTGCACGAAGACCGACAGGTTCACCATCGAGAACGCGATGAGCGCGCCGAAGCTGATCATGTTCGACAGGGTCGCGAGGTCGATGAAGACGGCACCGAGCGACACGACGGACACGATCAGGATCGCGATGGTCGGCGTGCCGAACCGCACGCTCAGGCGGCCGAAGATGCGACGCGGCAGCACGCCGTCACGGCCCATGGCGAAGAGGATGCGCGCGACGGACGCCTGCGACGTCAGCGCGGACCCGGCCGCCCCCGCGACGTACGCGGCGATGAAGAACACGCTGAGCCACTGCGCTGCCGCGCTGATCACCGGCACGCTCGCCGAATCCGGGTGGGCGAAGTGCGTCGCCGGGTACACGAGCTGTGCCGCGTAGGACAGCACGATGAAGAGGATGCCGGCGGCCAGCGTGCAGATCATGATCGCGCGCGGAACGTCGCGCGAGGCATCCTTCGCCTCCTCCGCGAGCGTGGAGACGGAGTCGAAACCGAGGAACGACAGTGCGAGGATCGCGGCCCCGTTGAACACCGGGCCGGCGCCCGTCACGCTGCCGTCGCCGGTGAATGGCGCCAGCACGTTGGCGTGATGGCCCGCCGCGTTGCTGAACGCGAACACGACGAAGAGCACGCAGAAGATGGCCTGCACCGCGATGATCACGAAGTTCGCGCGCGCCACCGAGATGATGCCGATGACGTTCAGCACCGTGACGATCACGATGCAGACGACGATCCACACCCACTGCGGCACCGCGGGGACGTACTGGTTCAGGTAGATGCCGATGACGAGGTAGTTGATCATCGGCAGGAACAGATAGTCGAGCAGCAGTGCCCACCCGGTGAGGAACCCGATGGCACCGCCGAACGTCTGCTGCGAGTACATGTACGCCGAGCCCGCGTAGGGGTAAGCGACGGTCATGCGCGCATACGACCGTGCGGTGAAGAGCATGACCACCAGCACGACCAGGTAGGAGTCGACGAGCCGTCCGCCCGTGAGCTGCGTGACGATGCCGTACGTGGTGAACACGGTGAGCGGCACCATGTAGACCAGGCCGAACAGCACGAGCGACGGCGTGCCGAGCACGCGCTTGAAACGTCCTCCCGTCACGCGGGCTGTGGCCTGGGTCGGTGTGGCGAGATTGTCACTCATGCGCGCTGAACTCCCGGATTCCCCGCAGATAGGTGGCCCGCACGGCGTTGTGCGGCAGGTCGGCTCCCGACGCGCGGCGAGGATCCCGCGCCAGGTGGACGAGGTCGGCGCTGGCGCCGGGGGCGATCACGCCCCACGGCACCTCGGCGCGGTCGCCGAACGCCTGCAGGGCGACACACGTCGAATAGGAGTGCAGCGTCTCGTCGACGGTCAGCAGTTCGTGCGGCGTCCAACCGCCCTGCGGATCGCCGTCCTCCGTCTGCCTCGTCGCCGCGACGGCCATGCCCTCGCGCGGGTCGCCCGACGAGACCGGCCAGTCGGAGCCGTGCGACAGAACAGCGCCCGAATCGAGGATGCTCCGCATCTGGTACTGCCTGTCGGCGCGCTCCTGTCCGAGCCGCGGCACCGTGAGCACCGTCATCAGCGCGTCGAGCTGGGCCCAGAGCGGCTGCATGCACGCGATGACGCCGAGCTCGGCGAACCGCCGGAGGTCGGCGGGGTCGACCAGCTGCGCATGGGCGATGACCGGACGGCGGTCTCGCGGACCGTTCGCGGCGATGGCACCCTCGATGGCATCCAGCGCCTGCCGAACCGCCGCGTCGCCGATGGCATGGATGTGGATCTGGAAGCCGGCGGCGTCGACCGCACGCACGGCATCCGCCAGTGCTGTGCCGCTGCCCCAGACCTGCATTCCGTGCCGGTGCAGGCCGGAGCAATACGGTTCGAGCAGCGCGCCCGTCTCGTTCTCGACGACGCCGTCGGCGAAGAACTTGACCGTGTTCGCGGTGAGAAGAGGGTTGCCGACAGCCGCCACCCGCTCGCGCGCCGCGATCATCTGCTGCAGCTGCTGCGCGAACATCCTCGGGTCGGCGTAGAGCGCCAGGTTGAACCGCATCGTCAGCAGGTCGCGGGAGGCGGCCTCCACGTAGGTGTCGACGTCGAGCGGCTCGACCCAGGCATCCTGAACCCACGTGACGCCGCGGGAGAGGTAGTAGTCGGAGGCCACCCCGATGGCCTCGATCCGCTGCTCGATCGGCCGCTCGGGGGCGACATTCATCACCAGGTCGACGGCGCCCCACTCGCGCAGCGTGCCGAGGGGCGTGCCGTCGTCGCGGTGCGGGATCTCGCCGAGCACGGGGTCAGGGGTGGTCGCGTCGATGCCGGCGAGCTCGAGAGCCTTCGAGTTGACCCACACGGTGTGGTAATCCCAGGCCCGCAGCACGACAGGGCGATCGGAGACCGCCTCGTCGAGCCAGCGCGCGTCGAACAGGCCGGACTCGGCGAGGCTGCTGTCGTAGGAGCCGCCGAAGATCCAGGGCAGCTCGGGATGCTCGTCGGCGTACCGCTTCACCGCGGCGACGGCCTCGGCGATGGTCTCGGTGCGCACCTGCGGTCCCTGCGACTCGAGGCCGCCCTGCAGAGGATGCGCGTGGCCGTCGCCGAAGGACGCCATCACGAATCCGCCGTCAAGGTCGACGGTCTCGACATCGTCACCGGCGAGCCGAACGGCCGTCTCGTCGAACGCGGTGATCCTGCCGTCCGTCACGAGCAGGGCGTGCGCGTCGGGCTCATGCGGACCGCGCCGGATCGTGCCGTTCCGGAAGAGGATTCCCACCACTGCCTGCCTCTCTGCGCCCGCAGCGCCGCGGGCCGGCGATGCGAACCTACACCCGTGCGCCACGCCGATCGGCGGGCGGCACCTGTTCCGGTCAGGGTGTCCGAAGCGGGGGCGTCAGCAGGACATCTGCGCCGACAACGGTCCACAACGGCGTGTTGTCGGCGCGGGCGCGCGGACCGTCATGCCCGCGGGCGGCCCCCGACACGGGTCATCGGGCGGTGGATGCCTGCGAGCACTTCGCACACAGGCCGAACACGTCGACGACGTGGCGGGCATCCGTGAAGCCGTGCTCCGAGGCGACGCGCTGCGCCCACTGCTCCACGTCATCCGCGCCGATCTCCACCGTGAGCCCGCAGCGGCGGCAGATGAGGTGGTGGTGATGGCCGGTCGTGGAGCAGGCGCGGTAGATGGCCTCGCCCTCCGGCGACTGCAGCGAGTCGGCCTCGCCCTCCGCGGCGAGGTCGGCGAGCGCGCGGTACACGGTGGCCAGTCCGATCGTGGATCCGTGCTCGCGCAGCCCGGTGTGCAGGCTCTGCGCGCTCACGAACCCCTCGTTGGATGCCAGCGCCTCACGCACCGCCTCCCGCTGCCAGGTGTTGCGCTTCACACGGCATCCACTCCCGTGCGCGTCTCTGCCGCGGCGGCCGCCACGCCGGCCGAGACGGGCTCGCCGGCGGCGCGCGTCTCGACGGCCGCGCCGAGCGCCGGGTGGGCGACGACGGGCATCCTGCCGCTCACGCCGCGCCGCTTGCGACCCCAGGCGATGAGCCGGCACACCACGTAGATGAGGAACGAGATGGTCGTCACGTAGGGGCTGATCGGCACGCTGCCGCCGAGCGCGAGCATGATGCCGCCGACCATCGAGACCACGGCGAACAGCACGCTGAGCAGTGGAACCTTCAGCGGCGACGACGACACCTTGAGCGCGGCGGCGGCGGGCGTGACGAGGATCGAGAGCACGAGCAGCGCGCCGACGATCTGCACGGAGACCGCGACGGCGAGGCCGAGCAGCAGCATGAAGACGATCGACAGCGAGCGCGTCGGCACGCCGCGGGCGGCGGCGACGTCGGCGTCGAGGCTCGCGAAGGTGAGAGGACGCCACACCACCAGAAGCCCCACGAGCACGATGACCGAGATGGTGAGCAGAGCGCCGATCTGCGGGGTGTCGATCGCCACGATCTGTCCGGTGAGCAGGCCGAACTTGTTCGCCGACCGCCCCGGGTAGAGGGCGAGGCACAGGATGCCGAGACCGAGTCCGAACGGCATCAGCACGGCGGTGATCGAGTTGCGTTCCCTGGCCCGCGAACCGAGCACCCCGATCAACAGCGCCGCGATCAGCGAGCCCACGATGGAGCCCTCCACCACACCGACGCCGAGCAGAAGGCCGGCGGATGCCCCGGCGAACGAGAGCTCGCTGATGCCGTGCACCGCGAACGCCATGTCGCGCGACATGACGAACACGCCGATCAGCCCGCCGACGACGCCGAGCAACGCACCGGCGAGGATCGAGTTCTGCAGCAGCACGACGAGCTGGCCGTAGTCGGTGAAGTTGAAGATCTGGCCCCACCAGCCGGGGGCGTCCGTCATCGCCAGAGACGTGAGGGTGAGAGACGCGAGAGTCATAGAACCGTCCTCACCGCCTCGGTGTCGTGCTCGGGGTCGTGGTGCTCGTCGTGGTGGGCGTGCGGTCCGTCGGGATGCCCGCCCGGGGCATCCGAGGTGCCGACCACCACGATGCGACCCCGCGTGCGGATGACGTCGACCGGCGAGCCGTACAGCTCGCTGAGCACCTCGCTGCGCAGCACCTGGTCGGGCGTGCCGATGCGGAACGTGCCGCCCGCGAGGTAGAGCACGCGGTCGACGAGGTCGAGCACCGGGTTGATGTCGTGCGTCACGAAAAGCACGCCGAGCTGACGCTCGCGACGGTGCCGGTCGATCAGCTCGCTCACTCCGCGCTGGTGCGTGAGGTCGAGCGAGAGCAGCGGCTCGTCGCAGAGCAGCAGCCGCGGATCGCCGGCGAGAGCCTGGCCGACGCGCAGCCTCTGCTGCTCGCCGCCGGAGAGCATCGAGATCGGAACCTTCGCGTACGGAGTCGCGCCGACGGCATCCAGCAGATCTTCGATGCGCTCGCGGCGCTTCTTCGACGGCCAGGGAACGCCCCAGCGATGCCCGTCGACACCGAGCCCGACGAGGTCCCGGGCGCGCAGCGGCGTGCCCTCATCGGCGAGCTTCTGCTGCGGGATGTAGCCGATGCGCCGGTTGCCGCGTGTCACCGGCTCGCCGAGAAAGTCCACGCTGCCGGCCTGCAGGCGCTGCTGCCCGAGGATGACCTTGAGCAGGCTGGTCTTTCCCGACCCGTTCGCGCCGAGCACCGCGATGAACTCGCCGGCGTGCACGTCGAGGTCGAGGCCCGACCACAGTGTGCGGTCGGCGAAGCCGAGCGTGGCATCGCGCAGGCTGAGCACCGTCTCGAGGGATGCCGCCGGCGCGTCGAGTGCATCGGGGCGCGGCCCCTCGACTCGCTCTGCTCGCTCAGGGGGCGTCGCGCCGTGCGCGCCCTCGACCGGCGAGGAGCGCGGCGGCTGCTCGGGGAGCCCAGCCTCGGACGGATCTGCCTGCACGGTCTCCATCATCGCGACTTCTTCAGCGCTGCGCCGATGTTGTCGAGGTTGCTGCGCATCCAGGTGAGGTACGTCTTGCCCTCTGGCAACGTCTCGGTGACCGGAACGACGGGAACGTCGTTCGCCTTCGCCGCGTCGAGCACCTGCTGCGTCTCGGCGCCGGTCGTCTGCTCGTTGTACGCGAGCAGGGCCACCTTGTGGCCGGAGAACAGCGCGAGCGTCTCGCGCAGCACGGCGGGCGCGACGTCGGAGTCGTTCTCGATCGCCTCGCTGAACTTCTCCGGCGTCTTGTCGACGAGTCCGATGGCGTTCAGCATGTAGAGCGGAACGGGCTCGGTGATGGCGGCGCCCTTGCCCGCGTAGCTCTGCTTCAGCTGGGCCTCGAGGTCGGTGAGCTGGGCGACGGATGCCTCGAACTTCTTCGCGTTCGACTCGAACGTGCCGGCATCCTTCGGTCTGGCCTTCGAGTAGGCGGCGACCAGCTTCTGCGCCACTTTGTCGACGGTCGGGAAGTCGTACCAGAGGTGCTCGTTGAAGTCGCCGTCCGAGGGGTGCTGGTCGTAGCCGGAGATGTCGGCTGCCGTCAACACGACGGGCTTCGTGGGCACGGCCTTCAGCATGTCGCCGACGAAGTCGTCGTAGCCGCCGCCGTTGACGACGACGATCTCGGCCTTGGAGAGGGCGAGCTGGTTCTGGCCGCTGGCCTGGTATTCGTGCGGATCCTTGTTGGGGTCGTCGATGATCGACGTCACCGAGACGTCGTCGCCGCCGATCTGCTCTGCGATGTCGCCCCACACGTTGGTGGAGGCGACGACCCGGATCGGGCCGGACGCGGGGTCGCTCGACGCCGTGCCCGCGCCGGAGGCCGTGGTGGAGCATCCGGCGAGAGCGAGGGTGGCGACCGCGACGGCGGCGATGGTGGTGGAGATGAAGACGGAGCGCTTCATGGAGGGGGATACCTGTCTAAGTCGCGCAGATGTGGATGTCCGGTGCGGCTTTCCGCACCCATCCGACGGTCGATGGCGCGACTGGCACCGACCGCTTATTGATAATGATACTCAACAGCAACAAGGAATGCGACACGGGTCTGCAGGGCGCGCGCATCGCTGCGCCCCACCGCACTGCACCCCCGGCGCGCTGCACCCCCACCGCGCTGCACCCCCGGCGCGCTGCACCGCTGTCCCTTCGTGTCGCCTCACCGCTACTTGGGCGACACAAAGGGACCGGTGCCGGCGACGAAGCCGGGGACGGCCAACCCCGACTCCGCTGTCCCTTCGTGTCGGGTCATCGGCCGACAGGCGACACGAAGGGACAGCCGAACGTCTGGCGACGTTGGCGCACCACCGGCCGACGTCGCCGGCGGGTGCGAGGATCGACGCATGGGCCGACTGATGCTGCTCGACACCGCTTCGCTGTACTTCCGCGCGTTCTACGGCGTGCCCGAGAGCGTGACCGCGCCGGACGGGATGCCGGTGAACGGCATCCGCGGGCTGCTCGACATCATCGCGAAGCTGGTGCACGACTACGAGCCGACCGCCCTTGTCGCGTGCTGGGACGACGACTGGCGGCCGCGCTGGCGCGTGGACCTCATTCCGGAGTACAAGGCGCATCGGGTCGCACAGCTGGTGCCGGGCGGCGTCGACGTCGAAGACACCCCTGCCGGGCTGGTGCGGCAGGTGCCGGTGATCCGCGAGCTGCTGGGCGAGCTCGGCATCGCGGTGGTCGGCGCCGAGCAGGCGGAGGCCGACGACGTGATCGGATGCCTCGCCCGCCGCGCTGCGCACGCCCCGACCCCGATGCCGGTCGATGTCGTCACCGGCGACCGCGACCTGTTCCAGCTCGTCGATGACACCACGGCTGTTCGCATCATCTACACGGCCCGCGGCATGAGCAAGCTCGAGCTCGTGACGGATGCCGTCGTCGAGGCCAAGTACGGCATTTCGCCCGGGCAGTACGCGGCGTTCGCGGCCATGCGCGGCGACCCGTCTGACGGGCTGCCGGGTGTCGCCGGCGTCGGCGAGAAGACCGCGACGGGGCTGCTGCGGGAGTACGGCGACCTGCAGGGCATCCTCTCGGCGGCGGCGGACTCGAGCGTCGCGATGGCGGCTGGCGTGCGAGCCAAGCTGACGGCATCCACGGAGTATCTGGATCGCGCGATGCCCGCCATCGCTGTGGGAGAGCGGGTGGAGCTGCCCGAGGTGGACGGAACGCTGCGGGCGCTGGATGCCGC from Humibacter ginsenosidimutans harbors:
- a CDS encoding Fur family transcriptional regulator, whose translation is MKRNTWQREAVREALASNEGFVSAQSLHTGLREHGSTIGLATVYRALADLAAEGEADSLQSPEGEAIYRACSTTGHHHHLICRRCGLTVEIGADDVEQWAQRVASEHGFTDARHVVDVFGLCAKCSQASTAR
- a CDS encoding metal ABC transporter permease, whose product is MTLASLTLTSLAMTDAPGWWGQIFNFTDYGQLVVLLQNSILAGALLGVVGGLIGVFVMSRDMAFAVHGISELSFAGASAGLLLGVGVVEGSIVGSLIAALLIGVLGSRARERNSITAVLMPFGLGLGILCLALYPGRSANKFGLLTGQIVAIDTPQIGALLTISVIVLVGLLVVWRPLTFASLDADVAAARGVPTRSLSIVFMLLLGLAVAVSVQIVGALLVLSILVTPAAAALKVSSSPLKVPLLSVLFAVVSMVGGIMLALGGSVPISPYVTTISFLIYVVCRLIAWGRKRRGVSGRMPVVAHPALGAAVETRAAGEPVSAGVAAAAAETRTGVDAV
- a CDS encoding metal ABC transporter ATP-binding protein, translating into MMETVQADPSEAGLPEQPPRSSPVEGAHGATPPERAERVEGPRPDALDAPAASLETVLSLRDATLGFADRTLWSGLDLDVHAGEFIAVLGANGSGKTSLLKVILGQQRLQAGSVDFLGEPVTRGNRRIGYIPQQKLADEGTPLRARDLVGLGVDGHRWGVPWPSKKRRERIEDLLDAVGATPYAKVPISMLSGGEQQRLRVGQALAGDPRLLLCDEPLLSLDLTHQRGVSELIDRHRRERQLGVLFVTHDINPVLDLVDRVLYLAGGTFRIGTPDQVLRSEVLSELYGSPVDVIRTRGRIVVVGTSDAPGGHPDGPHAHHDEHHDPEHDTEAVRTVL
- a CDS encoding metal ABC transporter solute-binding protein, Zn/Mn family → MKRSVFISTTIAAVAVATLALAGCSTTASGAGTASSDPASGPIRVVASTNVWGDIAEQIGGDDVSVTSIIDDPNKDPHEYQASGQNQLALSKAEIVVVNGGGYDDFVGDMLKAVPTKPVVLTAADISGYDQHPSDGDFNEHLWYDFPTVDKVAQKLVAAYSKARPKDAGTFESNAKKFEASVAQLTDLEAQLKQSYAGKGAAITEPVPLYMLNAIGLVDKTPEKFSEAIENDSDVAPAVLRETLALFSGHKVALLAYNEQTTGAETQQVLDAAKANDVPVVPVTETLPEGKTYLTWMRSNLDNIGAALKKSR
- a CDS encoding 5'-3' exonuclease, with the translated sequence MGRLMLLDTASLYFRAFYGVPESVTAPDGMPVNGIRGLLDIIAKLVHDYEPTALVACWDDDWRPRWRVDLIPEYKAHRVAQLVPGGVDVEDTPAGLVRQVPVIRELLGELGIAVVGAEQAEADDVIGCLARRAAHAPTPMPVDVVTGDRDLFQLVDDTTAVRIIYTARGMSKLELVTDAVVEAKYGISPGQYAAFAAMRGDPSDGLPGVAGVGEKTATGLLREYGDLQGILSAAADSSVAMAAGVRAKLTASTEYLDRAMPAIAVGERVELPEVDGTLRALDAAQLASVRALGERYNLGGSLDRALKALESAAQH